A part of Solicola gregarius genomic DNA contains:
- a CDS encoding MerR family transcriptional regulator: MSLRINDVARAAGVNRETLRYYERRGLIEQPDRSPGGHRLYDERTVQTLRIVKAAQRLGFTLEEVADLIEVGRRRGRDSGLQARAQEKLIEVEARMADLTAIRDNLRAALDAGCDDLHRCASSDGCPLPFVEITTRKAHA; the protein is encoded by the coding sequence GTGAGCCTGCGGATCAACGACGTCGCCCGAGCGGCCGGTGTCAACCGAGAGACGCTGCGCTACTACGAGCGCCGTGGGCTGATCGAACAGCCCGACCGCAGTCCAGGCGGCCATCGGCTCTACGACGAGCGGACTGTGCAGACTCTGCGCATCGTCAAAGCTGCCCAGCGACTCGGGTTCACCCTCGAAGAGGTGGCCGACCTAATCGAGGTGGGCCGCCGCCGCGGCCGAGACTCCGGACTGCAGGCGCGCGCTCAAGAGAAGCTCATCGAGGTCGAGGCCCGGATGGCGGACCTCACCGCCATCCGCGACAACCTGCGAGCCGCCCTCGATGCCGGCTGCGATGACCTCCACCGATGTGCGAGCAGCGACGGCTGCCCGTTGCCCTTCGTCGAGATCACCACCAGGAAGGCCCACGCGTAA
- a CDS encoding SDR family NAD(P)-dependent oxidoreductase, protein MTAVDISDPTAISHVLDLATDHSFPLRIVVNCADIAPSARILSRHGVLDLSRFASVINVNLAGAFNALALAAERMAQADTDQNGQRGVITNTAASPDTKGRSVRLRMRPRRQVSSG, encoded by the coding sequence ATGACCGCCGTGGATATCAGCGACCCAACCGCCATCAGCCACGTGCTCGATCTCGCCACGGACCATTCGTTCCCGTTACGGATCGTCGTCAACTGCGCCGATATCGCGCCATCGGCCAGAATCCTGTCTCGCCATGGAGTCCTCGATTTATCGCGCTTCGCGAGCGTGATCAACGTGAACCTCGCCGGAGCTTTCAACGCCCTTGCCCTCGCAGCGGAGCGAATGGCCCAAGCGGACACCGACCAGAACGGGCAGCGCGGTGTCATCACGAACACGGCGGCATCGCCGGATACGAAGGGCAGATCGGTCAGGCTGCGTATGCGTCCTCGAAGGCAGGTGTCATCGGGATGA